The Syngnathus scovelli strain Florida chromosome 18, RoL_Ssco_1.2, whole genome shotgun sequence genome contains a region encoding:
- the LOC125986080 gene encoding glycine--tRNA ligase, producing the protein MLVLLRRAAASALLRTTPDIPSLCSVLQVRCVWFDRLQNRPFSTSAPLFTKKKKSLWQQRLEGRTMDGDMEQILAPLRLAVKEQGDLVRQMKQDGAPDVDVTKAVAELKARKRNLEAKELALQPKDDIVDRTKMEDTLKRRFFYDQAFAIYGGVSGLYDFGPVGCALKNNILQAWRQHFIQEEQILEIDCTMLTPEPVLKTSGHVDKFADYMVKDVKNGECFRADHLLKAHLQKMMADKKCTAEKKAEMEDVITQMDNYTQQELTDLFVKYNVKSPTTGNDLTAPISFNLMFQTSIGPGGNMPGYLRPETAQGIFLNFKRLLEFNQGKLPFAAAQIGNSFRNEISPRSGLIRVREFTMAEIEHFVDPSEKVHPKFSNVADLDILLYSSKAQTSGQSAHIMRLGDAVEQGVINNSVLGYFIGRIYLYLTKVGIAKDKLRFRQHMDNEMAHYACDCWDAETKTSYGWIEIVGCADRSCFDLKCHAQATKVPLVAEKPLKEPKVVNVVQFEPNKGVIGKAYKKDAKMVMDHLATCDECSIAEKEQLLNENGEFTIEVGGKTFQLTKDMVAIRRFQKTLHVEEVIPNVIEPSFGIGRIMYTIFEHTFHVREGDEQRTFFSFPATVAPYKCSVLPLSQNQDFVPFVKELSEAMTRYGVSHKVDDSAGSIGRRYARTDEIGVAFGITIDFDTVNKTPHTATLRDRDSMRQIRAEVSELPVIIRDLANGTLTWAEVETKYPIFEGQETSKRDAVEE; encoded by the exons ATGCTGGTTCTTCTCCGCAGGGCTGCTGCATCGGCGCTGCTGAGGACCACCCCCGACATTCCCTCCCTCTGCTCGGTGCTACAGGTCCGGTGTGTTTGGTTTGATCGCCTTCAGAACCGGCCCTTTTCCACGTCAGCGCCCCTTTTcactaagaagaagaagagcctGTGGCAGCAGCGGCTGGAAGGACGAACAATGGACGGCGACATGGAGCAAATCCTTGCCCCCTTGAGGCTTGCAGTCAAGGAACAG GGCGATCTGGTGCGGCAAATGAAGCAGGATGGAGCTCCTGATGTGGACGTTACCAAAGCGGTGGCTGAACTCAAAGCAAGGAAGCGGAATTTGGAGGCCAAG gagctgGCGTTGCAACCCAAAGATGACATTGTGGACAGAACAAAGATGGAGGACACTCTGAAGAGGCGTTTCTTCTACGACCAGGCTTTCGCCATCTATGGCG GTGTGAGCGGCCTGTACGACTTTGGTCCGGTGGGCTGCGCCTTGAAGAACAACATCCTGCAGGCGTGGAGGCAGCACTTTATTCAGGAAGAGCAGATCTTGGAGATCGACTGCACCATGCTCACCCCCGAGCCTGTCCTTAA GACATCAGGACACGTCGATAAGTTTGCTGACTACATGGTGAAAGATGTCAAGAATGGCGAGTGCTTCAGGGCGGACCATCTTCTCAAAG CTCACCTCCAGAAGATGATGGCTGACAAGAAATGTACTGCTGAGAAGAAGGCCGAGATGGAGGATGTCATTACGCAG ATGGACAACTACACCCAGCAAGAGCTGACCGACCTTTTCGTCAAGTACAACGTCAAGTCCCCTACCACAGGAAATGACCTCACAGCTCCCATCTCCTTCAACCTCATGTTCCAGACCTCCATCGGACCAGGAGGGAACATGCcagg CTATCTGAGGCCTGAAACCGCTCAGGGAATCTTCCTCAATTTCAAGCGACTGTTGGAGTTCAACCAAGGAAAGCTCCCTTTCGCTGCTGCTCAGATTGGAAACTccttcaggaatgaaatctcgCCTCGCTCCGGACTCATCCGCGTCAG AGAGTTCACCATGGCTGAGATCGAGCACTTTGTGGACCCCAGTGAGAAAGTCCACCCCAAGTTTTCAAACGTAGCCGACCTGGATATCCTGTTGTACTCCTCCAAGGCTCAAACCAGCGGCCAGTCTGCACACATCATGAGGCTCGGCGATGCTGTGGAGCAG GGTGTGATCAATAACTCCGTCCTGGGATATTTCATCGGTAGGATCTACCTCTATCTCACGAAAGTCGGAATAGCCAAAGACAAGCTTCGCTTCCGCCAGCACATGGACAACGAGATGGCCCACTACGCGTGCGACTGCTGGGATGCCGAAACCAAAACCTCCTAC GGTTGGATCGAGATCGTGGGGTGCGCCGACCGCTCCTGCTTTGACCTGAAATGCCACGCCCAAGCCACCAAGGTGCCCCTGGTGGCAGAAAAGCCACTTAAAGAACC CAAAGTTGTGAACGTCGTCCAGTTTGAGCCAAACAAAGGAGTCATCGGCAAGGCGTACAAGAAGGACGCCAAGATGGTTATGGACCACCTGGCCACGTGCGACGAATGCTCCATTGCCGAAAAGGAGCAGCTCCTCAACGAGAACGG AGAGTTCACCATCGAGGTGGGGGGAAAGACGTTCCAACTGACCAAAGACATGGTGGCTATCAGGCGATTTCAGAAGACGCTACATG TGGAAGAAGTAATTCCCAATGTCATTGAGCCATCGTTTGGTATCGGAAGGATCATGTACACCATCTTTGAGCACACCTTCCACGTCCGGGAGGGTGACGAGCAAAGGACG tTCTTCAGCTTCCCAGCAACCGTTGCTCCATACAAGTGCTCTGTTTTACCACTCAGTCAAAACCAGGATTTTGTGCCTTTTGTTAAAGAACTCT CCGAGGCCATGACCAGATACGGCGTGTCCCATAAGGTGGATGACTCTGCAGGGTCCATCGGGAGGCGCTACGCCCGGACAGACGAAATTGGCGTGGCGTTTGGCATCACCATCGACTTTGACACCGTCAACAAGACGCCACACACCGCCACCCTGAGGGACAGAGACTCAATGAGGCAAATCCGAGCCGAG gtgagCGAGCTGCCCGTGATCATTCGGGATTTGGCTAACGGCACTCTAACCTGGGCAGAAGTGGAGACCAAGTATCCCATCTTcgaaggacaggagaccagcaaGAGGGACGCGGtggaggaatga
- the LOC125986081 gene encoding glycine--tRNA ligase-like, whose translation MEQTLAPLREAVREQGNLVAQLKEQGAPELEVNQAVTELKARKKTLEMKELSLQPKDDVVDRVKMDDTLKRRFFYDQSFAIYGGVAGLYDFGPVGCALKNNILQVWRQHFIQEEQILEIDCTMLTPEPVLKTSGHVDKFADYMVKDSRTGECFRADHLLKAHLKKVMSNETCTPEKVAEMEDVITQMDNYTQQELGNLFVKYNVKSPSTGNDLTSPISFNLMFQTSIGPGGNTPGYLRPETAQGMFLNFKRLLEFNQGKLPFGAAQIGNSFRNEISPRSGLIRVREFTMAEIEHFVDPNEKVHPKFSNVADLDILLYSSKAQTSGQSAQIMRLGDAVEQGIINNSVLGYFIGRIYLYLLKVGLSKDKVRFRQHMENEMAHYACDCWDAESKTSYGWIEIVGCADRSCYDLSCHSRATKVPLVAEKPLKEPKVVNVVKFEPNRGAIGAAYKKDAKLIFEYLDACDECFIGDQEKRLNQSGEFSVSTEGKTFKLSKDMVAIKRFQKTLHVEEIVPNVIEPSFGIGRIMYSIFEHCFHTRQGDEQRTYFSFPATVSPYKCCILPLSQNQEFTPFVQQLSEALTRKGVSHKVDDSSGSIGRRYARSDEIGVAFGVTVDFDTVNKTPHTATLRDRDSMRQIRVEVDALPGEIWSLANSVSTWPQLEVKYPLFEGQETSKKE comes from the exons ATGGAACAAACTTTGGCACCTttgcgggaggctgtgcgcgagCAG GGCAATTTGGTGGCCCAGCTTAAGGAGCAAGGAGCCCCTGAGTTGGAGGTGAATCAGGCTGTCACAGAGCTGAAAGCCCGGAAGAAAACTTTGGAGATGAAG GAGCTTTCTTTACAACCCAAAGATGACGTTGTTGACAGGGTAAAGATGGACGACACCTTAAAGAGGAGATTTTTCTACGATCAGTCTTTTGCCATATATGGAG GTGTGGCCGGCCTCTACGACTTTGGTCCGGTGGGCTGCGCCTTGAAGAACAACATCCTGCAAGTTTGGAGGCAGCACTTCATCCAGGAGGAGCAGATCCTGGAGATCGACTGCACCATGCTTACCCCCGAACCTGTCCTCAA GACGTCGGGCCACGTGGATAAATTTGCTGATTACATGGTGAAGGACTCCAGGACGGGAGAATGCTTTCGTGCTGATCATCTCCTTAAAG CCCATTTAAAGAAAGTCATGTCCAACGAGACGTGTACTCCTGAGAAGGTGGCGGAGATGGAGGACGTGATCACCCAG ATGGACAACTACACTCAGCAGGAGTTGGGCAATCTGTTCGTCAAGTACAACGTCAAGTCTCCCTCCACGGGCAATGACCTCACCTCTCCTATCTCCTTCAACCTCATGTTCCAGACCTCCATCGGGCCAGGAGGCAACACTCCTGG CTATCTGAGGCCAGAAACAGCTCAGGGGATGTTCCTCAACTTCAAGCGACTGCTGGAGTTCAACCAGGGAAAGCTTCCCTTTGGCGCTGCTCAGATCGGAAACTCATTCAGGAACGAGATCTCGCCTCGCTCCGGACTCATCCGCGTCAG AGAATTCACCATGGCTGAGATCGAGCACTTTGTGGACCCCAACGAGAAGGTCCACCCCAAATTCTCAAACGTAGCCGACCTGGATATCCTGTTGTACTCCTCCAAGGCTCAAACCAGCGGGCAGTCGGCACAGATCATGAGGCTCGGCGATGCTGTGGAGCAG GGCATCATCAACAACTCCGTGCTGGGCTACTTCATCGGCAGGATCTATTTGTACCTGCTCAAAGTAGGTCTTAGCAAAGACAAAGTGCGCTTCCGTCAGCACATGGAGAACGAGATGGCTCACTATGCCTGCGACTGCTGGGACGCCGAGTCCAAAACCTCTTAC GGTTGGATTGAGATCGTCGGATGCGCCGATCGCTCGTGCTATGACTTGTCGTGTCACTCGCGAGCCACCAAGGTGCCCCTCGTGGCGGAGAAGCCCCTCAAAGAACC CAAGGTGGTCAACGTAGTGAAGTTCGAGCCCAACAGAGGCGCCATCGGAGCAGCGTACAAAAAAGACGCCAAGCTGATCTTCGAGTATCTGGACGCATGCGACGAATGCTTTATTGGCGACCAGGAGAAGCGGCTCAACCAAAGCGG AGAGTTCAGCGTGTCAACAGAGGGCAAAACATTCAAGCTTTCCAAAGACATGGTCGCCATCAAGAGATTCCAGAAAACATTACAtg TTGAGGAGATCGTCCCCAACGTCATTGAGCCGTCCTTCGGCATCGGCAGAATCATGTACTCCATCTTTGAGCATTGCTTCCATACGCGGCAAGGAGACGAACAGAGAACG TATTTCAGTTTTCCCGCCACTGTGTCCCCGTACAAATGCTGCATCCTTCCTCTGAGCCAAAACCAGGAATTTACACCTTTTGTCCAACAACTGT CTGAGGCGTTGACCCGGAAGGGGGTGTCTCACAAGGTGGACGATTCATCTGGATCCATCGGGAGACGCTATGCTCGCTCCGATGAGATCGGCGTGGCGTTCGGCGTCACCGTAGACTTCGACACCGTCAACAAGACGCCACACACCGCCACCCTGAGGGACCGAGACTCCATGAGACAAATCCGTGTCGAG GTGGACGCTTTGCCGGGGGAGATTTGGTCGCTGGCCAACAGCGTGTCCACTTGGCCTCAGCTGGAGGTCAAGTACCCTCTCTTtgaaggacaggagaccagcaaGAAGGAGTAA